The genome window TTTCAAATTATAATTTGGAAAAGTAGCAGAGTAGTCTCTGTCAGCATTTGACCAATTAAGCTTCATTTTGTGGGATGCTGCATTGAAGTTGGTTACTtggctttcatttttaatatgacTTCTTATTTGTTATCCACACGTAGACACAATACTCTTGAAGATTCTTTCTGGCCTTTTCTTCTGCTATTGCATCTGCTCAGCCAAGACCGAGTCCTTCACTCCAGCACCCAGGACAGCAAAGAGGAAAGAGGGGAGGAAAGATCGGAGGTAAACTGCCACCCTAGGAATGGGATGAGCCAGCACAACTTCCTTCTTCTTCCGGTTCACCGTTCGCATAATCTCATTGGCCAGGATTGAGGGACGGATTCCGTGGGTCAACTGACTGGCAACAACTAAGAAACATTGAATTGAGAAAGAATTAATGACCACAATTTGCACGCCCATCAACTCTCTGAAAAAAAGTCTCTgaaaaatgggaaaatatcCAAAGGACAATTATCTGGGGGGGTTGCCCCCGCAGCTCCCCCTGTAGCTCCGCCACTGTCAGTCAGTCAACAAGCAGCTTTTGTACTCACATGCAGCCAAGCTGTTTGATTTGGAGGCAGGCTCTTCAGGAGACTGCGGGGCAGTGGCGTCGATGAAAGTGTGACTGATAGTGCTCACGGTGATCCCATACTCCTCCACCTCAGCCCGAAGGCTGTCAAAGAAGGCCTGCACTGCATGCTTAGAGGCTGCATCTAATTGGTGCAGACACAGGCACACTTATTGCATTGCAAATACAAACGGACAAAGCTGTTGCTGCCAGCTACATATTGGCACACATCATTTGAACTAGGATGATGACATTCATATGAATGTCACATAGCAACAGTTGATTTGGTTATTAGAACTCACAGGAACTCCTGAATGGGACAGCCAGTCTGCCCTGGATGCTGTTGACCAAGATAATCTGTCCTGATCTTCTTGGAATCATGGTGGGAAGAATTCCTGTCGCATTATTCATTACAATGAGATAAGAAAGAGCAATGAGAAAAGCCTGCATGCATGCACCCCACCTTTTGTCAAAGTGGTTGGGCCAAAGTAGTTGATGTCCATGATGTTTCTATCAAGTTCAAGGGAAACACTCTGCACTGGAGCCTTGAGCTTCGTGCTGCTGTTACAAATCAACACGTCCACACATCCATAACAATCCACCACCTCGCTCGTCACGTCCTCCATGCTCTCCATGTCGCTAAAGTCCAGGATGACCAGTTTGGGGGCAAAGGTCTGTGAGGAGACACATTTTTGACTGTTGTGTGTGCTACCAACAATACTTCTAGTGGCAAAAAATTCATACACACCTATAAAAGTGTCAGTATCTATTCCATTTTTAATTAGGACTGAGACTACTTGTCCCCTGCTATCCTGTCTACtatatattattaattttattccttgatgcttttttttttttttattatctttttgTGAGCATTGTCTGTGAACATTGTCGCTTGCTCGCATCTATTGTAGTCCGTGTAAAAGATACTGAATCTAGAGGACAGCTTGCTGTCACAGAGGATGTCCTGCCATTGTCTTGCTCAGAGTAGGAAGTGGTGATTGGGGAAACGGGAGGAGAAGGATGAAAACAATCTGTTTAGCCCACATGGGCTGATATCCTTATCCCCCCAATGTCCAACATTTGACGCTTTTTATTGTATCAGCTAAGGAGTTGATCTACAAATGAATTTTATGATCAAGTGTGTTTTCTGCACCTCACTTGGGT of Syngnathus acus chromosome 19, fSynAcu1.2, whole genome shotgun sequence contains these proteins:
- the dhrs7cb gene encoding dehydrogenase/reductase (SDR family) member 7Cb, translated to MVFPSVMVLPLLIVMAAGLYYIYNELMQYMAKSLVRNKVVVITDAVSGVGNECAHLFHKGGARLILCGANWDKLESLYDSLTNDADPSETFAPKLVILDFSDMESMEDVTSEVVDCYGCVDVLICNSSTKLKAPVQSVSLELDRNIMDINYFGPTTLTKGILPTMIPRRSGQIILVNSIQGRLAVPFRSSYAASKHAVQAFFDSLRAEVEEYGITVSTISHTFIDATAPQSPEEPASKSNSLAAFVASQLTHGIRPSILANEIMRTVNRKKKEVVLAHPIPRVAVYLRSFLPSFLFAVLGAGVKDSVLAEQMQ